From one Candidatus Nanopelagicales bacterium genomic stretch:
- a CDS encoding SDR family oxidoreductase, whose product MSGRLDGKVAIVTGAGSGIGRATAEMFAREGAAVGVIDVRGDAATEAASAITAAGGRALAVAADVTSDDQVRAATDAVQKAFGDIAILYNNAGIGSTGSVDVAEEEDWDRCFDINVKGTFLCSRAVVPSMLSAGGGSIINQASVAALVGIPNFAAYCAAKGAVAALTRSMSVDLAPRGIRVNAIAPGTVYTPLMEPMLTARGGGDLAKGLAMTVAKYPVGRLGTPDDIAAAALFLASDEAAFVTGSILTADGGMTSQ is encoded by the coding sequence ATGTCGGGGAGGCTGGACGGCAAGGTCGCCATCGTGACCGGTGCCGGGTCCGGGATCGGCCGCGCCACCGCGGAGATGTTCGCACGTGAGGGTGCCGCGGTCGGCGTGATCGACGTGCGCGGCGATGCAGCCACGGAGGCGGCGTCCGCCATCACCGCAGCCGGTGGCCGCGCACTGGCCGTGGCCGCGGACGTCACGTCCGACGACCAGGTCCGAGCCGCGACCGACGCCGTGCAGAAGGCGTTCGGGGACATCGCGATCCTCTACAACAACGCGGGCATCGGCAGCACCGGCTCGGTCGACGTCGCGGAGGAGGAGGACTGGGACCGCTGCTTCGACATCAACGTCAAGGGCACCTTCCTGTGCTCCCGGGCAGTCGTCCCGTCGATGCTGTCCGCCGGGGGCGGCAGCATCATCAACCAGGCGTCGGTGGCAGCCCTGGTCGGGATCCCCAACTTCGCCGCCTACTGCGCGGCGAAGGGCGCCGTCGCCGCGCTCACCCGCTCCATGTCGGTGGACCTGGCGCCCCGCGGGATCCGCGTCAACGCCATCGCCCCCGGGACGGTCTACACGCCGCTGATGGAGCCGATGCTGACGGCTCGGGGCGGAGGTGACCTGGCGAAGGGGCTGGCCATGACCGTCGCGAAGTACCCCGTCGGCCGGCTGGGGACCCCGGACGACATCGCGGCCGCCGCCCTCTTCCTCGCCTCGGACGAGGCCGCGTTCGTCACCGGCTCGATCCTCACCGCTGACGGCGGGATGACCTCGCAGTAG
- a CDS encoding CoA-transferase codes for MFLDPDKRVDLAAAATRVSDGDIVALGGGLSARLPMALVRELIRQGRRRLHVVGSAHGIDVDMLIAAGAVDICEESYVGFEQDLGMAPSYRRAAESGSIRIKESCCVTMLTQLRAAEMGVPFLPVRGVKGTGMRALHPEYAEMTCPFTGEVLVVVPPIKPDVALLHAPLGDMRGNLHLEQPYVLDERFAGAARQVVATVDRIVSTDRLAKAGVTIPGHLVSAITEVPFGAHPTSSYPGYAYDREHLSAYLAAATREEGVRGYLGDWVLLDGGEDAYRDRVGSERLDRLGSYSESTDAWKALFA; via the coding sequence GTGTTCCTCGACCCGGACAAGCGGGTGGACCTGGCCGCAGCCGCCACCCGGGTGTCGGACGGCGACATCGTGGCGCTCGGCGGAGGGCTCTCCGCCCGCCTGCCGATGGCCCTGGTGCGCGAGCTGATCCGTCAGGGCCGTCGCCGGCTGCACGTGGTCGGCTCCGCGCACGGCATCGACGTCGACATGCTCATCGCCGCCGGGGCGGTGGACATCTGCGAGGAGAGCTACGTCGGCTTCGAGCAGGACCTGGGCATGGCACCGTCGTACCGGCGCGCGGCGGAGAGCGGCAGCATCCGGATCAAGGAGAGCTGCTGCGTCACGATGCTCACGCAGCTGCGCGCCGCCGAGATGGGCGTCCCGTTCCTGCCCGTCCGGGGGGTCAAGGGGACCGGGATGCGGGCACTCCACCCGGAGTACGCCGAGATGACCTGCCCCTTCACCGGCGAGGTGCTCGTCGTCGTTCCCCCCATCAAGCCCGACGTCGCCCTCCTGCACGCGCCCCTGGGTGACATGCGCGGCAACCTGCACCTGGAGCAGCCGTACGTGCTCGACGAGAGGTTCGCCGGCGCGGCCCGACAGGTGGTGGCCACGGTGGACCGCATCGTGTCGACCGACCGCCTCGCCAAGGCCGGGGTCACCATCCCCGGGCACCTGGTCAGCGCGATCACGGAGGTCCCGTTCGGCGCGCACCCCACCTCGAGCTACCCCGGCTACGCGTACGACCGCGAGCACCTGTCCGCGTACCTGGCCGCCGCCACCCGCGAGGAGGGGGTCCGCGGCTACCTGGGCGACTGGGTGCTGCTCGACGGCGGCGAGGACGCCTACCGCGACCGGGTCGGCTCGGAGCGTCTCGACCGCCTCGGCTCGTACTCAGAGTCGACCGACGCGTGGAAGGCGCTGTTCGCATGA
- a CDS encoding CoA-transferase codes for MTIEMTYTLDEWFVVALARTIRDREVVFHGFSSPCAQVAMHVAKRTHARDMLLVEGAMYALNPDPAFIPPTSNDLALKRGAAYSMRFEEFFDLACRGGVDRMFLSGGQIDRYGNTNVTAIGPLDRPKVKLGGGGGGCNISATIGQLTVWSTRHRSGRTLVEACDFITDVGHVTPEGSRADLGFTGGGPQWLVTELGVFDFTPEGHARLRQIFPDVTVEDVRSATRFDLLVSPDLRRVPPPSVGELAALRAVDPLGVRRSEFDPRELSRTFTHAHGPNCSC; via the coding sequence ATGACGATCGAGATGACCTACACGCTGGACGAGTGGTTCGTCGTCGCCCTCGCCCGCACCATCCGGGACCGCGAGGTCGTGTTCCACGGGTTCTCCAGCCCCTGCGCGCAGGTGGCGATGCACGTCGCCAAGCGCACCCACGCCCGCGACATGCTGCTGGTCGAGGGCGCGATGTACGCGCTCAACCCCGACCCAGCCTTCATCCCCCCGACCAGCAACGACCTGGCGCTCAAGCGCGGAGCCGCCTACAGCATGCGCTTCGAGGAGTTCTTCGACCTGGCCTGTCGCGGTGGGGTCGACCGGATGTTCCTGTCGGGCGGCCAGATCGACCGGTACGGCAATACCAACGTGACGGCGATCGGCCCGCTGGACCGGCCCAAGGTCAAGCTCGGCGGGGGCGGCGGCGGCTGCAACATCTCCGCCACCATCGGACAGCTCACGGTCTGGTCCACCCGGCACCGGTCCGGCCGCACCCTGGTCGAGGCGTGCGACTTCATCACCGACGTCGGGCACGTGACACCCGAGGGGAGCAGGGCCGACCTCGGCTTCACCGGCGGCGGTCCCCAGTGGCTGGTCACCGAGCTCGGCGTCTTCGACTTCACGCCGGAGGGGCACGCCCGGTTGCGGCAGATCTTCCCCGACGTCACCGTCGAGGACGTGCGTTCGGCCACCCGGTTCGACCTGCTGGTGTCGCCGGACCTGCGCCGGGTCCCGCCGCCGAGCGTCGGTGAGCTGGCGGCGCTGCGTGCCGTGGACCCCTTGGGCGTGCGCCGCTCGGAGTTCGACCCGCGCGAACTCTCCCGTACGTTCACCCACGCGCACGGCCCCAACTGCTCCTGCTAG